The window TGGTAGGGAATTCACATGACATGTGGAGTCTGTCACCTGGGGAAGATCCTCTGTACACAAACCAGAGATTCACATTTGTAAAAGTGCAGTTAAAGAGATAAAGGGTAAATCACCCAACAtgtaaagagaggaaaaaatgaattGCAGTTCACATTCAATCTCCAGGCAAAATAAAGCATGTTGACTAAAGGGACTTATTGCTGGTGTAGCGAAGCTACACAACAGCCTTGGCTGCCATGGCTGTGCTCAGACAGTGAGGAAAAGTCACACATTCAGAGAAGAAATGAGGTTTGGATTGTCATGGAGCAAGCAGCTGGCACTCTTAATTAGGTGCTTCTGGACTAAGTTCTAAACAGCTACATATAAGCAGTTTCAGTTCCATTTTTGCTACTTTTCATTCTGCAGTTTCAAAGCATTTCAGGGAGAGGATCTCTCTACCTTTAGTCATTATATGAGAAACAGTAGTGAAAAGGAGGTAAATTTTACCAGGTCAAATAACTTCTTATAAACCactctagattttttttttttttttttgtgggctCTATCTAATGAATGAGAGGCTCTGGAACTGGACTTGGGGACTTGGGAGATGCAGCTACCCCAGGCTCAAACAGCCAGGAGGTTTCCTGGAAAGCCCAGTGGTTCAGTGGAATGGACAGCTCTGAGCCACAGGCACACAAACCAGGGgaggtctcttctcccagggacacttcctggcagcctggggagctccagCTCATGCATCATTTATGCTTGGCAGAGCTGTGATGCCATCAACCCTAACATGCTTCCCCTGGCTCATCCCTCACTCAGTTTGCAGGGATGAAGGGATGGAGCTGGTCTTGTTTTCAGATCAGCTCCCATCCCCTGCACCCAGTTACTCCCTGATTTCAAACATGTCCAGAAGCCAAGCCAGCAGCATCACACTATCTCCTGAAGAGCTCTACTGAGGTCCATTGTTCCTGACTACAATAAGAAGGTCTTCACACAAAGATGCTTTATTTTTACTGCTGTGGCTTGCTCCCATCTGGCCAGTGAGGAGCCTTACAGCCAGCAGTGAACTTCCAGCAGTGCAGATAAACCATtaagaaaagtgagaaaacaatAATCATCTGCTCTGATTTACTGCAAAAGAGAGAACTCCCAAATCCTCCCTGGCTGCAAAGCTGTGTCTCCTTTTCAGCCCCTCAGCCTGTGCTTAGGATAAGTGCAATGGAAAACTTACCACAGGACAAGGCTGGTCCAGTCCAGGGGGGCCTGGTTCCCCCTTCTGTCCTTTGGCCCCTTTCCTCCCTGGTATTCCTCGTTCACCCTGTCAGCACAACAGGAAGATATCAGGAGGAAGAAACACCTTTGGTTCATGTCTCACAGCACTCACAGTGCCAGTCCTCACCCAGAGTAAGGACACTTGCACTGGTGTGACCTCAGCTGAGCAGTGGAATCACTGTGAAAATCTTCAGTTAAAGCTGGGTGGAAATATTACAATGGATAATTTTATAACAGATTGACTGAATGAGCAGTTTCTGCTGGAGCCCAGGTTGGTATCTGACAGAAaatgggagcagcagcttccagctgagctgggctcctgGCTCCACCTGGGTACCCCTTTGTTTAAAGGTCCCTGTAACAAAACCTTTGACTTGGATCCATTTTCAAGGTCTGTAAACCAAGATCAGTGATTCTGTGCAACCTGGAGCTGTCAGGCTGCTCCATTTCCCCACAatgctcaggctgggctggggagggggcaggcTTGCAAAAACCCTTCAATGTGGGTAGGAATTAACTGCCTGTCCTGCCTTGTGCTGGGAAATTGCAattccctgggctgcacagAAGGCCTTTCAGCAGTGGCTCCCAGGgcaagcagctctgcctgccaagaagagcagcctgtcctgccccacAGCATCAGCACAGCCATTCCCCACTCACCTTCTCGCCTCTTTcacttctctctcctttctctcctctgAGGCCAGGGAAACCCTGTCACCACAATTTTTAggtgggaaaaaggaaaaaaataaaaaggttttgtAAGTTTAGTGTGTGAATGGCTCAGTTCAACATGAGCCAACTCCAGCCATCAGCCTGTCCTGCTATGgtgaaaaatgacattttctccCTGTTGACTTGGTATGTCAGCAATTCTTTGGAAAAATGGAATGCTTCACCACACCCCAGTAACATTACTATTaacattatattattattattgtaacATATACTATTCTACTAGCTATTGGAAATTTTTATGTCACTGAATCCAATACAAATATTCTCAGCTGGAAAGGGAagccctggcagcaccttcAGGTGAGCAGTTCCACTGTGCAGGGGAAGCAATGGGCCTGAATTCAGCCCTTCCTACAGCCATCATTGCATGGCCATTGTGTACACAGTGTTAGGTACATATTTTCCCAACAATCTCAAGTTAGCTGTGTGTTACTTGGGTTTCTACCATGAATAATTAATGTTTTCCATACTCACATCCAATCCTGGCTCCCCTGGCTTTCCCTGCAGATGCAAAAATAACAATTAGGATGTGCTGTGTTGAGCTTGGTGCTGCAGACAAGCTTAGATCCAGTTGGTTTAAcgtggcagtgagggcagggctcacccaggagctctgggactGGAGGCTGCTCCTTTGCCACccaccagggcagggctgctccagctctgcagctctggcaggactCCCCACAGCAGGATTTTACACCCCTATTTTAGGATTGCACCCCAAtatccctgctcctctcccacaccCGTGATTACCTTTTCTCCTTTGGTGCCAGGTAACCCAATGAgccctggagcacctgggagacccttaaattaaaaacaaacaaagcattGGGATTGTTTCCTGTGAGAGGTTTCTGTCAACAGCCAGAAATGAGATTTgggaaaacaactcacagcaggTCCGGTGTCACCTTGgtcccccttctccccactgtcACCTTTCTCTCCCTTGGCACCATCCAGACCCTGCAGACATGAAATGGATCAGGGATCAGCCCCCCAtgcacccccagctcctgccccttccctggggtcccacacccacactgctgctgaggTTTTGCTCCTGACCACATCATCTaagaaaacagctgaaaatgttAAGGCTTAAACAGGTTTTAAGCCTTTTGGTTTGGAAACCCTGGCTCTCACCAGCCCTCAGGACtctgtgctggaggaggggTTTGGATTGTAAATGCTTGGAAGGAAAAATGGCTTGTTTTCCAAAATGCCAACTGCTGAACAGTAACCAAGGGATGTGTTGTGACAACAGGGACAAAAAACTCAGTCTCCAGAGCTGACAGGCTTTTGTGAGCCTGTAAATAATGCACTAGCAGCTGGGAAACTGGGTGACATTTAATTTATTGACTTACTTTAGGCCCCTGGATTCCTGGAGGACCCTGTGGGAAAGACAGTGGTGCATTTgaaaaaaccacagaatttAAAATCATATCCAAAACTTTCCTTCCCAAACAATTTCTTGCTCAAATTACAGGCTGACAATGGTCAAACACTGATTTTCAAGACAGGTGGCAGTTTATTTTGTTCTCCAATATCAAATCAGGGGGCAGGGGAACTGAAAAGGAGTATTTTGTGTAACATAGGACAATAAAACTCTGCAACACAAGCTCTGGGGAGTGAGAGCCCCCAGGATCTTTGCTGAAGAAAGTGGCAGGAAGCTCTGGGGGTGTCATGGTGCCACCACAGCCCTCcacaccagggcagggctgggatacCCCCAGGCTGTGAATGCCACCTGAAATGCCACTGCTTTTGAAGCATGCTCTCTCAAGGTGAATATTTGGACCAGCAGAGACATCCCAGCCTTCCCAATGTCCCTGGCAGCTCCTTTTGAAGCACTGTAGGCACCAAACCCCTTTGATGTCTCCATCAAAAATGCTCTGTGTGTTCATCACCACCTGCCCCCTCTCCCAGTGCAGCTGATGGCAGAAACCTTGAGGACTTGGGTGAATTTAGGGGAATAGAGACACTGTCATGGTGGGGAACAGATTTTCTGTCCCACAGGATTTTATCTTTTCTCTCAAGGAACAACTTGGATTTTTGCAAAATGAGCCATAAACTCTGATGCACTCTCCTAAATTGGGTGCTTTCATTTCTCCAAAGACAGATCAGACTGTAgcacttcccttttttttttttcccagattcaAGACAGCCCAAAATGATTAAACAGAACAAACCACCCTTGTCCCTTATCACATTCAACAATAAATCAGCAGGAATCACTTCAGAGTCCTACCATAGGGCCCGGTAATCCAGGGGGTCCAGGCTCAGGGATGATCTGCAGGAGGGAATTTAACAGCACATTAACGAGGCTCTCAGGAGCGGAAACCTCACAAAGCCCAAAATCATCATTTAATGCCCAATTGATTACAACAGCAGCATCCAATATCTCAGCCACCAATACAAAATCTAAATAACTTTGCAGTGCTAAGTGTGTGAACTGCTCTTCCCTAAGGAATAAACCCCAACTTGTAGGAAACAGTTGGGTTTTGCTGATGGATATGGGACTGGTGGTGTATCCTGAACCCCAACTTTGCCTGGTCCTGTGTCATGGAAGAGACTTTATATTGCCAAGATCTTACATGATTATTCTGCAGACATGGTGACCCagtgtctcctttttctcctttgtctcCTTTTGGCCCTTCTGCTCCctgaaagataaaaatgtgACACTGATGTGGTGCATcttccaggagaggaaaaatgagAGACAAATAGGTTTGTGTCCCTCTAAACACCAGCATTGGCTCAAGCAAAGCTCGTGGTCATCTCCAGGGGAccttgaagaaatattttctcctccTTGATACATTCTGAATGAGCTGATTAGAAATGGAAATTCAAAGCTCAACAGTAAGGTGGTGCACAGAGGTCATTGCTTAaatcagccagcccagccccattCTGAGCATTTGCAGAAATGAGTGCCTGAAAGAACCAAGGGCAGAGGGACACCAAAGGGACGTACCGGGGGACCTGCCGAGCCCATTTCTCCCGTCTCTCCTTTCTGCCCCATGGCCCCCATGCTGCCCTGGTCACCCTTTGCTCCTTTGGGACCCTGCAAGTTGAGAAAATACAATATGTTAAGGAGAAAACTCTTAAAATATTCCCCCACAGGAGCCacttctgcctctctgctgttCCCTCTGCATCATGAGCTCACTAGAACATGTTTTAACCTTCAACCTCACAGATGCCAATTTTGAGGGTGCAGCAGAATttggctgggctgcaggagggattcCAGCCATTTGGGGTTGGGAAGGTTTACAAAAGGATTTGAGACAGCATCTGATGAGCTGCTTGTGAAAGGAGCCCCCTTAGCTCGGCAGACACGgccacagcagcatcagcacgctcagagcagagcagagcaggggctgcggGCACAGGGCCATCAATTCAGGGAGTCACAGCTGCCCctccacagcagagctcactCCTGGCACGCTGGATTTGCTTTTCAGACACACAGGAATCTTCCCTTTCATTTGGCTCCTGGCAAGGCCTCACTCGATCCAGCCGTGCCTCACTCACCTTTTCACCATCCGCCCCAGGTGGACCTGGcaagcccagctctccctgcagggagACAAACAAAGGGGAGCCCAtggtaaattaaattaaagattCATCCTGGGAAAGCATTGTGCAAGGAAATTAGTTATTCATACACAACTGTTGTGGTTATGGGTTTGCCACTGCCAGGCTTAGGACCAAGGAGGTGTCAGTGACCCACCAGCATCACTAGCTGATCTGGATATTGGCACAGAGACCTCAAAAGGCACCAAAATCCTGTCCCACCCTATTCTTTCAAGAGATACTTTTCtacaaattacatttttcttttgaagaagcAGCTGGCTGCAGGTTACAGACTCTTGCTTGTgaagcaggagcacagcagggcctgggacacagcactgggacagcaAAGAGCACACAGGGAGGGTGGGAATGAGGGTGGCTCAGCACAGACACAACACTGCCAGCCCCTCTCACAGCTGCTTCTCCCACTTCTGCCTCCTGCCACAGACCAATGGGGCACTCtcagaggagctgggattttGTCTGTCAGGTTGAACTGGGACTGGACTCATTTCTGGGACAGCATCCTCTGGAAGAAGGCCAGAGACAGGTCAACAAAATTTTGGCTTTTGTGTGAAAGCCACTGTTTTTTCAGCCAGAGAAAGGGCTAAAtagcacacacagccccaaacccctctgcagGCTGCTTCAACTGCCTGATTTTGGCTTGGGAGACTCCTCATGGAGAGCTACTAAGGACTGTACCTTGGCAGAGGTCAGGCTCACCTTGGGTCCTGGAGTGCCTTGGGGGCCCGGCGGCCCTGGGGGACCTGGTGGaccctgaaacacaaacaaaacaggTTTGGTGATGACTGGCATGGACAAGGCACACTGTGCTCATGCTGTGGGGATGAGCACTCCCAGCCATGATCTGCCACAGACACTCAGGTGAGTGGGATTGCCTGAGCACTGAGatgagctcagagctgccacACAGTGCCCAAAGTTCCTCTGCCACGGGGCTGTTCATGCAGAACACAACACAGTGGGAGCCAGTCAAGTGTACAGCTGCAAAGACATGGGCTGAGAGGCAAAATGCCTTTAGCTGGAGGTGGCACCCCAACCTGATGGTCTGTTTTTGCATCCTGCCCACTccagccagccagcctgggAAGCAGCATCCTGCTGAAAACAGTGTCAGCCAGCCAGGGAGGTGCAattaaagaggggaaaaaaggagtttGTGTGAGCACTAACAACAGGAAAACCTTGCACACTTAGAGAAGTTATTtttcctgggcactgctggatgCAAAGACCACAAACCACCTTGAGATGAACAAATATTTTCCAACTTGCAAATTATTTCAAGCAGCAAAATTTGTGGTCTTGCTCAGATGGAAGCCAAACCAGCATCATATCCTGGAGCACCTTTCTCCATGGCTGCACACTCAAATGCTGTTACACTTAGTCACACTGGAAGCCTTTCCAGAGCCTTGTCCTTGAGACTGGTCAGTGCACAAACACTGCAAACAGCGAGTaagcaggaaaacagcaaagTTAGTGAGGTTCAGTGGTGTGCCCCTCTGCAGTCTCTGCATGCAGAACAAGGGACAGGGTCTGGGTCCAGCAGATGAAGGCTCCAGACATTTGATGGAGCCTCTCCAAGCACTGCACTCCACTCCCAAAGCTGCGTGCCACGTGGCCATCTGGCAAACGGGAATTACCAGCACTTTGTGTATCCCTGCAGCCTGTTATAAAACAATTAGGATGGTTCTCAAATATGCCTGTAATTAAGTATTTATTCTATTCAGCCTATTTCTTTCTAATGAAAAGGTCAGGGCACTGTTCAGTTGGGCGGGTTGAGGCTTGGGtgtccttccccttcctcccacATCCCAACTATTGACTCTGCCACCGCTTTTGATGCTGCATCCTGAATATCCTCAAACCCCAGAGGCAATCAgctctttctttcctcccaACCAGCTCTGTGCCAAGACAGAGATCtcaggaggagacagaggacAAGGGCGGACACATTGCCACCATGGATGTCAGTACTTTCCCATGAGCTTTGGCACAGGCTCACCTTGAGCGCGTCCAGGATTCGGCCGTCGTAGTCGATCACGACGGtgtctccctgctcccctttcAGCCCAGGGGGaccctgcaggcagggatgaaTCCTCATTAATCCCACAGCATGCAGAGGTGGCTGCTAGGAAAGCAGAGACCTGACACACAGCGTTTGGGGGTTATCACCTTACAAACACCATGGATTTAACCAGCCCTCAGTCTGACAGCTGGAACTGTCAAACCTCAAAAGGCCATCAGTTTGTGTAATGGAGAAGAGCATAAAAATCCTCACTTGATTACCCCATTCCCAGCTTTCCTCTTGCAGAAAAAAGGGTCACAGAATGGTCATGAGTATAAGAAAATTGGACTTGACTGATTTCCCATGCCAGCATTCAATACCTGTGCAATCATTTGTTTAAATATGCACAATCTCTATTTTCTGATACTGAATAGATCCTGAAGCAATTAATCCACATTCTAAGCAGAAAGAGATGGTGGGGAACAGCTAAGGTTGAGAAAAATATTGTTCCAAAATGAAATCCTGAACATCCATACCCGGGGTCCAATGGAGCCAATTCCTCCCTTCTCACCAGGTTCACCCTGAAAATCAAAAATCATTTTTCAATGAGACcaagtaaaatataaaatatttatcctAAAAATACTGTACCCACCCATAAAGATATCCTttagattaagaaaaaaatatgacaCCAACAAAGGACTGCTTCTCCTAGCGGAAAATAGATTTGACCTGAGAATGAATATATTTAGCAAAAAACAATGTTGGTGTGACAACAAGAGGAGTAAGAGGAGGTCTCATTGCAGGGGGAGAGGAGTGGCCAGCtcggggctgtgctgctctccagctcctctccctgtccctgtgctgagctccaTCTCTTTGTGCTGTTTCCACCCTTTGCTTCAGGCTGAGTTTTGCATGTGGAAAGTTTCAGCTGAGATGTTTAAGCCACTTTCAACGGGGAGTTTAAGGAAAAGTTCTGTGCCaaattgttccttttttcttcctcttttttattttttccccttaccgtctttttcataatttttgttcttttaattggagggttttaaaaagtcatagTACTCTTACAGTAATGACCTGAAATTCTGTTCAGGATTCAAAAGATGTCTCATTTGTCACACCCATGTTGATCCCCTTGCTGACCAAATTAAAGCTCtccaaaaagtaaaaaatggtaaaaatgtataaaaaaaaaaataatttcagtcaGCACTGCTACTGTGGTTCTAGAAAAAAGTTTACTGAAGTTCACCAGAGCCTGCTTTGTTCCTCACATACACACCATCTTGCCCAATAAGAGATCATGACTCTTTGATATAGAAATATTGGTGCATCCAGATCCTACTAAACACAAAGCAGCTGAGGGGGTAAATAGCAGCCCATGGATGCTGTCTGGGGCTCCTCAGCACCACCCAACAAAGCCAGATAATTTTATCTCTCAGCAGCTTTGGAGGTCAGGAGGACAGGACAGCTCACAAGTGCTTGGGGCTCTGAAGCAATTCCACAGCCGTCAATAACATGGGATCAAAATGTGATCAGAATTCTACAGTTTTTGATGAAAAAGGCAATTCAGTGGAAAATGTGCAAGTGGATGACTTACAAGCTCTTATATTGATCTCTGCTTGAACCCAGCTTTCATCAAATCACCAGGAAAAGTTCAAACACTCCTAATCTCACTTTTTTTATGTCAGTTTTGGCACTTTATGAGGCTTTTAGAAGGCAAATTCCCAAAACACCTCCTCAGCTGGAATCCCctgcctcagcagtgctgtgcccagagtTGCAGCTTCTCCTTACCTTCAGTCCTGGGAAGCCATCTGTGCCATTCTCTCCCTTGGGACCCAcacttcctttttctccctgaaaacaaaaccctttAGACAAATGCTGTACAGGGATGATGGAGAAAAGATTTCTTCAGGTTATCATTTTCTTGATTTATCTTCACTTTACATACACAAGGGAGCAGAGCTCTCCTTCCAGCTGTGAAACACATCACCTTGCCCAGGTGCAAATGGGGAAGTTTTGAGATAAAAGTGAAGCTTTACGATTCAGCAGTTTGGCTGCAGGTGGTGTGTTCAGCCATGAAGCTGGCCCCAAAACCACAGCATAGAATAATAAATTCACAATGTTTTTTTGTTGGAAGGGGTCTTGAAGATcatccagccatgggcagggacaccttccactattccagATTGTTCCAAGCCCTGTTAAACcaggccttggacacttccagggatagggcagccacagcttctctgggaaacttGTGCCAGgatctcaccaccctcacagtttTTTGATCTTTTTCCACATCAGAGGAGAAATGTTTCTCATCCTGCCCCAGCTGGTGCAAAAATCAGACAGCAAAAGATcccacagaatcacacagaataaTAAGGTTAAAATGCTGCCCAGCACATGCATTAGAGGGACACAGAACAGAACATACCTTAGGGCCCACCAGTCCTGGTTCCCCAGGGATCCCATCATCACCCTGAtggaacaaaacacaaaaagtgAAATACACAGGCCTTGCACACACTTAGTAGGTCCCAACACATCATTTGACCTCACTGAGTGTTGCAGAGACACAAACCCCACTCAGGTTTGCAGGCaaccagggcagagcagcagcaaggagcacAGGAGGCTCCAGTGTgctcccctgctcccacccagccctgactccctgctcctgggaatgTGGATGGGCATCTTCCAGAGTTTGCTTACAGCAGGTCCTGGCAAAGATCTTCTCCCACCTTCAACAGAAACTAAACATTAAATTCCTTAAGGCCTTTTGGGTCCCAAAGACCTCCTGTAGCTGTTTCATGGACTTCATCACAAGCCACCAACACCCTCTGCCAGGAGgaggttttctggtttttcttgTGCTTTGTGGTTCTCCTGGAGTAAAGCCACTTCATGGATGCTGACAAGATTAGTTTTACCAGGCAGTTATGAAATGTTAAAGCCAAATCCTGGCCTGAAATACACCCATGGCCACCCCTGTTTAGGGCCATATCAGTAAAAGGGAAAGGCTGGGCCCTGTCAGCGCTTTGACTTCTCTTAAGGGCAGAGATTTATCCACTTCTCCACTGGGGTGGAGAGCCTGGCCATGTGAATCTCTCACAGTCTTCAATGCCACACCCCAGCAGCATTCCTGGCCCTCCAGGGGACATTTCCCACGggactgcagtgctgctgggtgaTGGCCACCCCAGGAATTCCAgaccccttccctgggcagagaACATCCTCCAGCCACCTCTTGGTCCATTGAATTATTGGAGAGAAAGGGCTGAGACCTACTGCTTTGCTTGGCATTTGCTCttttgttctttgtctcttgGGCAGACgtggctgcagcttctggctTGCTGGTGGAAATGAAAGccaggctgcaggcacagccatgCCCAGTGAGGGAAACTGAGGGAACACAGGGAAGGGTTGGTGGGGACAGCCATGACCACAGCCTCTACACCAGTCTCTGGCAATGGTTTCCTGAGCCAagcacagagcaaagcaaaggggaaataaataaataaatatatagttaaaacaaataaatataatatataatatataatatataatatataatatataatatataatatataatatataatatataatatataatatataatatataatatataatatgtaatacataatatataattagTATAAATATACTAATAATGCTAATACTACTACtaatactaaaataataataatattttttaaatcaccaTTTTACCTTTTTCCCCTGGACGCCAGGCTCACCCTTCAACAGCAACAtcaacagaagagaaagaaatttagggacatgacagaaaataatgcaaattatGTAGATAATCAAAATTAATtgtaaaactaaaatatttggCTTGTGCTGATCATATTTATCCTCCCCAAATGCAAGAAAGCAcattcccacagcacagcagattGCAGCCCCCTACAGCCCCATTTCCAGTTTTGAGCATGGGCAGTGGACGTGATATTGAGGAAGTGACACATTCAGACATTTACACTCCAGTCAATGCCTTGGAATTTTATATCTGATATATATCAACGGGTTCCAGTCCACTGCAACATGCTTATTTTCATCCCCACCCCTCCTATTAAGCATAATTTCAAAAGTTAATGTTAAAATTAGACAGATTATTACCCACCTTTGGTCCTGGAGGGCCTCTGGCACCCTGTTGAATATAAGAGTGATAGATATACTTGTTTGACAACAGagtaaaacagaataaaaacatttctaagGGTATTTtaattccaagaaaaaaaatt of the Ammospiza nelsoni isolate bAmmNel1 chromosome 16, bAmmNel1.pri, whole genome shotgun sequence genome contains:
- the LOC132080255 gene encoding LOW QUALITY PROTEIN: collagen alpha-1(XXIII) chain-like (The sequence of the model RefSeq protein was modified relative to this genomic sequence to represent the inferred CDS: inserted 2 bases in 1 codon; substituted 2 bases at 2 genomic stop codons), with protein sequence MSAGSGSGAAGAAGTATSALCLLLSLTAVAVCLLLGAKTAELQGRLAALEERGAAGHGPLLDALQPRVEQLFREKLGEGLAKLRTAREAPPDCVCPPGPPGRRGKPGRRGEPGPAGQSGRDGYPGPLGLDGKPGPPGPKGEKGEAGDIGPRGFKGEPGEDGVMGARGPPGPKGEPGVQGKKGDDGIPGEPGLVGPKGEKGSVGPKGENGTDGFPGLKGEPGEKGGIGSIGPRGPPGLKGEQGDTVVIDYDGRILDALKGPPGPPGPPGPQGTPGPKGELGLPGPPGADGEKGPKGAKGDQGSMGAMGQKGETGEMGSAGPPGAEGPKGDKGEKGDTGSPCLQNNHIIPEPGPPGLPGPMGPPGIQGPKGLDGAKGEKGDSGEKGDQGDTGPAGLPGAPGLIGLPGTKGEKGKPGEPGLDGFPGLRGEKGERSERGEKGERGIPGRKGAKGQKGEPGPPGLDQPCPVGDHSIAGSKRDPGLAGLDGLSLPCPLVQYLLCLAWFVCVPAVAPGANPSRERKDTGQQSWXVFHSGIWRRMTMCGAFFSPVKMILDEYKSCEITQGMPVPLWXQMLKVRYAQSFSQYPXPSLVPLVPVLLQP